Proteins encoded within one genomic window of Salipaludibacillus agaradhaerens:
- a CDS encoding HAMP domain-containing sensor histidine kinase gives MFKNKGMFRKLFSSHLIILLISFVVFAVLLNSLIHNEMTARYSRTFDHQKDRLIEHFLNAKEQGWNEETLQTSLEMSMNQENRQILLFNQEGTPVYNTGFLEGIGFSREDLKHVLAEGSVNKRIQGKGTQVVYMIAEPLIIPTADVEEYVMVMLFHEFDNESSQIVWISFLTAGFTILITALMIFFVSRKITAPLTNMRNVAMQYAKGDFSARIHVESKDEIGQLAHTFNYMAKELGSLDQLRKEFVANVSHDLRSPLTSIRGFLGAMMDGTIPKEKHQHYLTIMRHETDRLMKLVNDLLDQTSLEAGNWKLDCKRYNLTEQLRTMLAKMEPTASKHGIDMALNTEEDIYIYADEDRMAQVWGNLLQNALQNSDSGTAIQLEVNKHSNNVDVNVCDEGVGMTEEELSHVWERFYKTDKARSKKTGTGIGLSIVKQIVDLHGASISVKSKKGHGTTFKVTLPK, from the coding sequence GTGTTTAAAAATAAAGGCATGTTTAGAAAATTATTCTCCTCACATTTAATAATTCTTCTTATATCCTTTGTCGTGTTTGCGGTATTATTAAATTCACTTATTCATAATGAAATGACGGCAAGATACTCTAGGACATTTGATCATCAAAAAGATCGGCTCATCGAGCATTTCTTAAATGCGAAAGAACAAGGATGGAATGAAGAAACGTTGCAAACGTCGCTCGAAATGAGTATGAATCAAGAAAATAGACAAATTCTGCTTTTTAATCAGGAAGGCACTCCCGTTTATAATACTGGTTTCTTAGAAGGTATTGGCTTTTCCAGGGAAGATTTAAAACATGTATTGGCTGAAGGGAGCGTTAATAAGCGAATACAAGGTAAGGGGACCCAAGTCGTTTATATGATTGCTGAGCCGCTCATTATTCCTACAGCTGATGTTGAAGAGTATGTGATGGTGATGCTCTTTCATGAGTTCGATAATGAATCGAGCCAAATTGTTTGGATTAGCTTTTTAACAGCAGGGTTTACTATTTTAATTACAGCACTCATGATTTTTTTCGTTTCAAGAAAAATAACTGCGCCATTAACGAACATGAGAAATGTCGCTATGCAGTATGCAAAAGGTGATTTTTCAGCCCGTATTCATGTCGAAAGCAAAGATGAGATTGGGCAGCTGGCACATACATTTAATTATATGGCTAAAGAGCTTGGAAGTCTTGATCAGTTACGAAAAGAGTTCGTCGCTAACGTATCCCACGATTTGAGATCTCCACTAACCTCCATAAGAGGATTTTTAGGTGCGATGATGGATGGCACGATTCCGAAAGAAAAGCATCAGCATTATCTTACAATCATGCGTCATGAGACAGATCGGCTTATGAAACTAGTGAATGATCTGTTAGATCAGACAAGTCTTGAGGCAGGAAATTGGAAACTTGATTGCAAGCGATATAACTTGACAGAACAGTTACGTACAATGCTAGCTAAAATGGAACCGACTGCTTCAAAACATGGGATAGATATGGCATTAAATACAGAAGAGGATATTTATATCTATGCTGATGAAGATCGAATGGCTCAAGTGTGGGGGAATTTACTGCAAAATGCGCTACAAAACTCTGACAGTGGCACTGCTATTCAATTAGAAGTTAATAAACATAGCAATAATGTGGATGTAAATGTGTGTGATGAAGGCGTGGGGATGACGGAAGAAGAGTTGTCGCACGTATGGGAGAGGTTCTATAAAACGGATAAAGCCCGTTCTAAAAAAACAGGAACAGGCATTGGCTTATCAATTGTGAAACAAATTGTAGATTTACACGGTGCTTCTATTAGTGTTAAGAGTAAAAAAGGTCACGGAACCACATTCAAAGTAACACTACCTAAATAA
- a CDS encoding GTP pyrophosphokinase, with amino-acid sequence MDDKATIWKNFLLPYKFALDELKTKVNIMVEETKYMREESLIEHVKTRLKTPKSMIDKLHRKGLRPTVNNAKNNLFDVAGMRIVTPFKSDVYHLYSLITKRTDLTIIEVKDYIRFPKSNGYQSLHLIVQVPITLSHGIENVYVEVQIRTLAMDFWASLEHKIYYKYNEKIPKHLEKGLKEAADTVKEMDDKMKVIYDQVKHLDEDHDKKVIPMYFHDDGGGANR; translated from the coding sequence ATGGATGATAAAGCGACTATATGGAAAAATTTTTTACTCCCGTATAAATTTGCACTAGATGAACTAAAAACAAAAGTTAATATTATGGTTGAAGAAACGAAATATATGAGAGAAGAAAGTTTAATTGAACATGTTAAGACACGATTGAAAACACCCAAAAGTATGATTGATAAACTTCACCGTAAAGGCTTGAGACCGACGGTAAACAATGCCAAAAATAATTTATTCGACGTTGCAGGGATGAGAATTGTCACGCCTTTTAAATCGGATGTGTACCACTTATACAGTTTGATAACAAAGCGGACAGATTTAACAATCATTGAGGTGAAGGACTACATACGCTTCCCTAAATCTAATGGCTATCAAAGTCTTCATCTTATTGTTCAAGTGCCGATAACACTATCCCACGGCATAGAAAATGTTTATGTAGAAGTACAAATTCGAACGTTAGCGATGGATTTCTGGGCGAGCCTTGAACATAAAATTTACTACAAATACAATGAAAAAATTCCGAAGCACCTTGAGAAAGGGTTAAAGGAAGCTGCAGATACAGTTAAAGAGATGGATGATAAAATGAAAGTTATTTATGACCAGGTAAAACACTTGGATGAAGATCACGATAAGAAAGTGATCCCGATGTATTTCCATGACGACGGAGGAGGCGCCAACAGATGA
- a CDS encoding response regulator transcription factor: MKERLHVLIVEDDPYISDLLELYLIQEGFEVSIAIDGEEGWEKYYDEHPDFVILDIMLPKMDGWEVCREIRRDERQTPILMLTGKGESYDKIKGLDMGADDYVVKPFEPKEIIARMQAILRRTHPNDQERKPIKFEKLEIDIQQHQLWRGEDSLFLPPKELELLYFLATEKNQVFTRQQLVDRIWGFDYEGDVRTIDVHIKRIREKIGDEWPHWKLKTIRGVGYKFEVNERV; encoded by the coding sequence ATGAAAGAAAGGCTTCACGTGCTTATTGTTGAAGATGATCCTTATATATCAGATCTATTAGAATTGTATCTTATACAGGAAGGTTTTGAGGTCTCGATCGCCATTGATGGGGAAGAAGGATGGGAAAAATACTATGATGAACACCCAGATTTCGTTATTTTAGATATTATGCTTCCGAAAATGGATGGATGGGAAGTGTGTAGAGAAATCAGGCGTGATGAACGCCAAACCCCTATTTTAATGTTGACTGGAAAAGGAGAAAGTTACGATAAAATTAAAGGTCTAGACATGGGGGCTGATGATTATGTGGTTAAGCCGTTTGAACCGAAAGAAATTATTGCGCGAATGCAGGCGATTCTGAGGCGGACACATCCGAATGACCAAGAACGAAAGCCGATTAAGTTTGAAAAATTAGAAATTGATATTCAGCAACATCAATTATGGCGGGGAGAGGACTCTCTCTTTTTGCCCCCTAAAGAATTGGAATTATTATATTTTCTTGCTACAGAAAAAAATCAGGTCTTCACTCGCCAGCAGTTAGTAGATAGAATATGGGGATTTGATTATGAAGGGGACGTCAGAACAATTGATGTCCATATTAAACGGATTCGAGAAAAAATTGGGGATGAGTGGCCGCATTGGAAACTAAAAACGATACGTGGAGTCGGCTACAAATTTGAGGTGAATGAACGTGTTTAA